The Methanobrevibacter sp. TLL-48-HuF1 genomic sequence ATTGATGTTAAAGAGATTAATTTAAGAACCAACTACAGGTCCAGTGAAAATATTATCAGTCACTGCAATCATTTTGTAGAACTAGACAAGGAATATCAAAAAGCAAGAGTAGATGAAAAACCTAAAATCATTGCTCCTGATTTTGATAAAGATAAAATACCTGTTTTAGGAATGTTTAGAAATAACCCTGAAATGTTAGCTAAAGATTTAACTCAGCTAATTAATAATCTCATAAATAATGGAGAAACATCACTGAAAATCAGAAGAGTATTAAATAAAGATTATTATAATACATTAAATGGCAATTCAAACTTACAAATCATTAACAAGCAAAAACAGAATAACGCTAAAAAAAGCAAAAATTTAGAAAATATTACATTGAAATTAGATGAAGAATACGGGTCTGCATCAGATATAGCTATTTTATCATATTCTCCTAAAGAAATGAAAGGAAGCACTCCAACATTTAATTATTACTTAAGAAAAAATCTTAAAAAACTCAGAAAACCTATTGAAGTTTTCAATCCAAAAGGAAGAGACCTGCAAGATATAAAATCAGTTGCAATATTTTGCGGATTGATTTTAGAGTGTATTGATCCTCAAGGCATAATCCAAAAATCAGATAAACAAATCCAGAATTTAGCTAATAGAAACATGACCCGCTGGAGATACCGAGCAATAGACTACATTAAATTAAAACCTGAACCTAATGAACCTGTTTCACTGTCTGAATTTGTAATTTCCTGGCAAAACCGCCACCCTAAAAATCGTGACAAATGGCCTGAAAGTGCTAGTCTGATGGAACTGGCTTATAAATTAACTACCTGGATTGAAGACCTTCAAGAAGATGTTGAAGGAATCGTGTATCTGGAAGCTATTACAAGGTCAATTAAGCAAACAGGATTTTTCAATAAGTATTCCGGAAATATTGTATTTACCAATTCAAAAACCGAAAGAGAATCAGTTCTTGAAGCTATCTGGAATATTTTCATTCCAATAGCTACCGGAGGAGTTGGAATTGACGAAGACCTTCTTGAAACACTGCCTGATGACAGAATAAATATAATGTCTATTCATCAATCTAAAGGACTGGAATTTCCATTAGTAATTGTTGATGTCGGCAGCAAATTTAAAAAGAACACTTTCAATACTCAAAACTTAAGATTTCCAAAAATTGAACCTGAAAACAGAAGTATTGAAGACAGTATACGTTGTTTCAGCTCTCTTGGAGAATCACAAAGAAGTGAAAAAGACAGATCCTTTGATGATTTGACAAGACTTTATTTTGTGGCATTTTCCAGAGCTGAAAATGTTCTGCTGCTTATTGGATTAATATCTTCCCTTGACGGATATTCAGTTAACAATAATCTTAAACAAATTCCTAATGTTGCACTTGGCTGGAGCAGAGATGAAAAATTAGTTGGATTTGATGAAATATATCTAATATAAAAAAGGAGGCTTAAAAATGAAATTATCTTCAAGATCAAAAGCATATATGATTCCGGAATATAGTTTAACTGGAGATTTGCTCTCCTTTTTAACTTGTAACTTACAGTACAGATATCAGAATAAAGGTACTCTTCCTCCATCAATGCCTATACAATTATGGTTTGGAGAATTTATACATGGAGTAATGGAAGAAGCTTACTTACAATGGGAATTAAATAAAACACCGTTTCCATGGGACTGGAAAAAAGACATCAGACCTATTGAAAATATGATTGATGCAAGATTACAGGTAAGGGGGCTTTATCCTCCAAAAGAACATTTCTTTTCAACAAATCATCCAAGTAATGAAAATGTTGATGTTAATGAAAGAGACCATAAAAAATTAGCCAGTGCAAGAGCTGAAAGGGCTATTAATTATTGGGGTCCTCATTTATTCCCTTTAATTGATTCTGCAGAACTGTTGATAAAAGGAATTCGAAATATGCCTAATTACGATGAAAACACCAGCCGTTCCAATTATTATGGCATCAATGGTGTTATTGATGTCTTAAGCTCATTAAAAATTAATGAAACAATTGAAAATACCCAACAGACAACATTGGATTCCTATAGAAATAAGATTATCGAATATCTGAGAAATGATAAAGAATTTCAAGAGCATGTGCATAACATTGACTGTGATGAATATGAGGTAATTATTGATTATAAAGGAATGAGAAGGCCTTCAAATCAAAGAGATGATGATGAAACATGGATTCGTCACAAATGGCAAATTTTAACATATGCCTGGCTTAGACACCAGCAGGCAGATGCCAAACCAATTGTTGCAGGAATTATTTTCTATTTAAATGAACTTGTTCCCTCAAAGGAAGATCTGATTGTTGTTCAGCAGGATATTCATAATAATCTAACTGATATTCCGAAAGATGATGAATTTAAAGAAGATGTTGCACTAATTGAAAACTGGGATGAAGACGCTAAAGTTCCTGAATTAAGTTCCGAATTTAAAACAGCAAGATCAATCAGAATAATCAATATTAACCCTGATGAAATTGAAAAGGCTTTGAATGAATTTGACAATGTTGTAAAT encodes the following:
- a CDS encoding DEAD/DEAH box helicase, which encodes MISYEEFEDIVVNTLKRNISSNKDQKKAISSDANDSLFIVAGPGSGKTTVIVLKILKYIFVDDIAPDEILATTFTRKAANELHSRILSWGDQIKNYLLENIVEDDPIKELELMNFIEKKIDLNKINIGTTDSVAEDLLRIHREPGTNQPLVIEEFVTKSAMTNILLKDNRYLNENLKEYLKSFTPKEKLEEPSKMAEIILNMKNRMYYDQVNFDEIYDKFEKGSGANLTLNCIKDYEAELQNRNIIDFPMLESKFLNKLKNHKLDIFLDSIKIILIDEYQDTNLIQEDIYFTIAQSALKNNGSITVVGDDDQSLYRFRGATVDLFTNFKKRAHDKLGIDVKEINLRTNYRSSENIISHCNHFVELDKEYQKARVDEKPKIIAPDFDKDKIPVLGMFRNNPEMLAKDLTQLINNLINNGETSLKIRRVLNKDYYNTLNGNSNLQIINKQKQNNAKKSKNLENITLKLDEEYGSASDIAILSYSPKEMKGSTPTFNYYLRKNLKKLRKPIEVFNPKGRDLQDIKSVAIFCGLILECIDPQGIIQKSDKQIQNLANRNMTRWRYRAIDYIKLKPEPNEPVSLSEFVISWQNRHPKNRDKWPESASLMELAYKLTTWIEDLQEDVEGIVYLEAITRSIKQTGFFNKYSGNIVFTNSKTERESVLEAIWNIFIPIATGGVGIDEDLLETLPDDRINIMSIHQSKGLEFPLVIVDVGSKFKKNTFNTQNLRFPKIEPENRSIEDSIRCFSSLGESQRSEKDRSFDDLTRLYFVAFSRAENVLLLIGLISSLDGYSVNNNLKQIPNVALGWSRDEKLVGFDEIYLI
- a CDS encoding PD-(D/E)XK nuclease family protein → MKLSSRSKAYMIPEYSLTGDLLSFLTCNLQYRYQNKGTLPPSMPIQLWFGEFIHGVMEEAYLQWELNKTPFPWDWKKDIRPIENMIDARLQVRGLYPPKEHFFSTNHPSNENVDVNERDHKKLASARAERAINYWGPHLFPLIDSAELLIKGIRNMPNYDENTSRSNYYGINGVIDVLSSLKINETIENTQQTTLDSYRNKIIEYLRNDKEFQEHVHNIDCDEYEVIIDYKGMRRPSNQRDDDETWIRHKWQILTYAWLRHQQADAKPIVAGIIFYLNELVPSKEDLIVVQQDIHNNLTDIPKDDEFKEDVALIENWDEDAKVPELSSEFKTARSIRIININPDEIEKALNEFDNVVNNIESSLIKEIKGCKIQDAWKAQGDERTCDACDFKTFCKNKKTKTKEFTIP